The following is a genomic window from Pseudomonas sp. FP2335.
AAGCGGCAGGTGTGGTCAGTGAAGTCGGCGAGAAGGTCAGCCACCTGAAAGTCGGCGACCGGGTCATGGCCCTGACCGGCTGGGGCAGCTTTGCCGAGCAGGTCGCGGTGCCGGGCTACAACGTGCTGCCGATCCCGCCGAGCATGGACTTCAACACCGCCGCCGCCTTCAGCATGACCTACGGCACCTCGATGCACGCGCTCAAACAGCGCGGCCACCTGCAACCCGGGGAAACCCTGCTGGTACTCGGCGCCTCCGGTGGCGTGGGCCTGGCGGCGGTGGAAATCGGCAAGGCCATGGGCGCCCGTGTGATCGCGGCGGCCAGCAGCGCCGACAAACTCGTGGTGGCAAAAGCCGCCGGTGCCGATGAGTTGATCAACTACAGCGAAACCAGCCTGAAGGATGAGATCAAGCGCCTCACCGACGGCAACGGCGCGGATGTGATCTACGACCCGGTGGGTGGCGACCTGTTTGACCAGGCCATCCGCAGCATCGCCTGGAACGGCCGCTTGCTGGTGGTGGGGTTTGCCAGCGGGCGCATCCCGGAGCTGCCGGTGAACCTGGCGCTGCTCAAGGGCGCGGCGGTGGTCGGGGTGTTCTGGGGCTCGTTCGCCCAGCGCCAGCCGCAAGACAATGCCGCGAATTTCCAGCAGCTGTTCACTTGGTATGGCGAGGGCAAGTTGAAGCCGTTGGTGTCGCAGGTGTATCCGCTGGAACAGGCGGCGCAGGCGATCAATGACCTGGGGCAGCGCCGGGCTGTCGGGAAAGTCGTCGTCCAAACCCGCTAACCCACTTGAAATACAGTTGAATGTGGGAGCGGGCTTGCTCGCGAAAGCGGTGTGCCAGTCAATATATTCGGTGACTGATCCACCGCATTCGCGAGCAAGCCCGCTCCCACACAAGCTTGCTCCCACATTTGGATCTCCAGTGTCCTGCGAGACCCCATCACGACCCACACTTATCCATTCGCGACATGTTCGTAAGAGAACATCCACTGACGCTCATTTCCTGTGTTTGCAGATAAGAGGCGATGCTATTTTCGGTAACGAAACTGTAACATTCGCATCCGCAGTCAAAACAAGAAATTTGGAGCTCTTGAATGTTTGCTTTCTTTCGTCCTGCCGCACACCAGGCGCCCCTGCCTGAAGAAAAAATAGACAGCACCTACCGACGCCTGCGCTGGCAGATCTTCGCCGGTATTTTCTTTGGTTACGCCGGCTACTACCTGCTGCGTAAAAACTTCTCCCTGGCCATGCCGTACTTGATCGACGAGGGTTACACCCGCGGCGAACTGGGCCTGGCGATGTCCGCCATCGCGATTGCCTACGGCCTGTCCAAGTTCCTCATGGGCCTGGTGTCCGACCGCTCCAACCCGCGTTACTTCCTGCCCTTCGGCCTGCTGGTTTCAGCGGGTGTGATGTTCATTTTCGGTTTCGCACCTTGGGCGACGTCCAGCGTGACCATGATGTTCATTTTGCTGTTCATCAACGGCTGGGCCCAAGGCATGGGCTGGCCGCCAAGTGGCCGGACCATGGTGCACTGGTGGTCGCAGAAGGAGCGCGGCGGCGTGGTTTCCGTGTGGAACGTGGCGCATAACGTCGGCGGCGGCCTGATCGGCCCGCTGTTCCTGCTTGGCATGGCCTGGTTCAACGACTGGCACGCGGCGTTCTACGTACCGGCCACCGTGGCCCTGCTGGTGGCGGCGTTTGCCTTCATCACCATGCGCGATACCCCGCAATCGGTCGGCCTGCCGCCCATCGAGAAGTACAAGAACGACTATCCGGAAGGCTACGACGCCAGCCACGAAGACGAATTCAGCGCCAAGGAAATCTTCGTCAAGTACGTGCTGCGCAACAAAATGCTCTGGTACATCGCCTTCGCCAACGTGTTCGTCTACCTGCTGCGCTACGGCGTGCTGGACTGGGCGCCGACGTACCTCAAGGAAGCCAAGCACTTCACCGTCGACAAGTCGTCGTGGGCGTACTTCTTCTACGAGTGGGCCGGTATTCCGGGCACGCTGCTGTGCGGCTGGATGTCGGACAAGATCTTCCGTGGCAACCGTGGCCTGACCGGCATCGTGTTCATGGCGCTGGTGACGGTGGCGACCCTGGTTTACTGGCTCAACCCGCCGGGCAACCCGATGATCGACATGATCGCGCTGTTCTCCATCGGTTTCCTGATCTACGGCCCGGTGATGCTGATCGGCCTGCAGGCGCTGGAACTCGCACCGAAGAAAGCTGCCGGTACGGCGGCGGGTTTCACCGGCCTGTTCGGTTACCTGGGCGGTTCGGTGGCGGCGAGTGCGGCCATGGGCTACACCGTGGACCACTTCGGCTGGGACGGTGGTTTCGTGCTGCTGATCGGCGCGTGCGTGTTGGCGATTGCGTTCCTGATCCCCACGCTGTGGCACACCAACAGCGTCAGTTCGGCGCGTTAACCGCCTGAACACCCCTTCGCACAACGCTTGAGCCGCGCCTCCAGGTTTTTATCTGGCATGGCGTGGCTACGCAGGGCGTGGACGGTCTGCTCGACATAATCGCGCGTAGTGCCGTAACGCCCGCAAGCGCTTTCCAACACGTGGTTCAGGATGGCGTCGGGAAGATTGCCCGCGTAGCTGGGCAAGTGCCGCTCCAACACAAACCCCAAGGCCTGCACCTGACTGCCATCTTCAAGACGGCAACTGAGCCAGTGTGGCCGATACGAGGGGTACGGCATTTCGCGGCACCACAGTGCGTAGAGCGAGGCTTCCAGCTGGTCTTCCGGCAAGCGGTAGGCAAACCCGCTGCATGAGCCGCCGCGATCCAGGCCAAAGACCAACCCCGGCAATTCCGGCGTCCCCCGGTGCTCGTGGGACCACAGGTACAAGCCAC
Proteins encoded in this region:
- a CDS encoding NADPH:quinone oxidoreductase family protein, with protein sequence MKAVLCKAFGPAETLVLEDVASPAIKKNEILLDVHAAGVNFPDTLIIEGKYQFKPPFPFSPGGEAAGVVSEVGEKVSHLKVGDRVMALTGWGSFAEQVAVPGYNVLPIPPSMDFNTAAAFSMTYGTSMHALKQRGHLQPGETLLVLGASGGVGLAAVEIGKAMGARVIAAASSADKLVVAKAAGADELINYSETSLKDEIKRLTDGNGADVIYDPVGGDLFDQAIRSIAWNGRLLVVGFASGRIPELPVNLALLKGAAVVGVFWGSFAQRQPQDNAANFQQLFTWYGEGKLKPLVSQVYPLEQAAQAINDLGQRRAVGKVVVQTR
- the glpT gene encoding glycerol-3-phosphate transporter; amino-acid sequence: MFAFFRPAAHQAPLPEEKIDSTYRRLRWQIFAGIFFGYAGYYLLRKNFSLAMPYLIDEGYTRGELGLAMSAIAIAYGLSKFLMGLVSDRSNPRYFLPFGLLVSAGVMFIFGFAPWATSSVTMMFILLFINGWAQGMGWPPSGRTMVHWWSQKERGGVVSVWNVAHNVGGGLIGPLFLLGMAWFNDWHAAFYVPATVALLVAAFAFITMRDTPQSVGLPPIEKYKNDYPEGYDASHEDEFSAKEIFVKYVLRNKMLWYIAFANVFVYLLRYGVLDWAPTYLKEAKHFTVDKSSWAYFFYEWAGIPGTLLCGWMSDKIFRGNRGLTGIVFMALVTVATLVYWLNPPGNPMIDMIALFSIGFLIYGPVMLIGLQALELAPKKAAGTAAGFTGLFGYLGGSVAASAAMGYTVDHFGWDGGFVLLIGACVLAIAFLIPTLWHTNSVSSAR
- a CDS encoding gamma-glutamylcyclotransferase, producing the protein MTVIESDLMQLAYPPRLDLGPQLTHEQLMSSMQATMGRHKGGPVWLFAYGSLIWRPECSSTQRVRARVHGYHRGLYLWSHEHRGTPELPGLVFGLDRGGSCSGFAYRLPEDQLEASLYALWCREMPYPSYRPHWLSCRLEDGSQVQALGFVLERHLPSYAGNLPDAILNHVLESACGRYGTTRDYVEQTVHALRSHAMPDKNLEARLKRCAKGCSGG